One genomic region from Sphingomonas paeninsulae encodes:
- the hflC gene encoding protease modulator HflC yields the protein MNGVPFFRNPIALAIAALIVLFLASNTFAIVPETRQGVVLRFGEPVRIINAYKRGETFGNTGAGLIAHIPFAEQIIWIDKRVRDVEMERQQVLSTDQLRLNIDAFARYRIVDPLRMFKTAGKEENVSEALQPILGSALRNELGKRQFALLLSPERGAVMNNIRIGLNRIAGQYGAEIIDVRIKKADLPEGTPLDSAYERMRTARSQEALTIRAKGLRDAQIIRADADAQAAGVYAAAFNKDAQFYDFYRAMQSYRHTFGADGSNPPGQSSIILSPSNDYLRQFQGNK from the coding sequence ATGAACGGCGTTCCCTTTTTTCGTAACCCGATAGCGCTGGCAATCGCGGCGCTTATTGTGCTGTTCCTCGCGTCCAACACTTTTGCGATCGTGCCCGAAACACGTCAGGGCGTCGTTCTGCGCTTTGGCGAACCGGTGCGCATCATCAACGCCTACAAACGCGGTGAAACGTTCGGCAATACCGGGGCGGGCCTGATTGCCCACATCCCGTTCGCAGAGCAGATCATCTGGATCGACAAGCGCGTGCGCGACGTCGAAATGGAGCGCCAACAGGTGCTATCCACCGATCAGTTGCGCCTGAATATCGACGCGTTCGCGCGTTATCGGATTGTCGATCCGCTGCGGATGTTCAAGACAGCGGGCAAGGAAGAGAATGTCTCTGAAGCGTTACAACCGATCCTCGGGTCGGCGTTGCGCAACGAACTCGGCAAGCGACAGTTTGCGCTGTTGCTCAGTCCTGAACGCGGTGCTGTTATGAACAACATCCGCATTGGGCTGAACCGGATTGCCGGGCAGTACGGCGCTGAAATCATTGATGTCCGAATCAAGAAGGCCGATTTGCCCGAAGGTACGCCGCTCGATTCCGCCTACGAGCGGATGCGGACGGCGCGGTCACAGGAAGCGCTGACGATCCGTGCCAAGGGTCTGCGTGACGCGCAGATCATCCGCGCAGATGCTGATGCACAGGCAGCCGGCGTCTATGCGGCAGCCTTTAACAAGGATGCACAATTCTATGACTTCTACCGGGCCATGCAGTCTTATCGTCACACCTTCGGTGCCGATGGCAGCAATCCTCCGGGGCAGTCGTCGATTATCCTGAGCCCAAGTAACGATTATCTGCGCCAGTTCCAGGGCAATAAATAA
- the hflK gene encoding FtsH protease activity modulator HflK gives MTTMRGWPAAVAVWLNEGGPWGGRGSGDGSGSGDGSGGGSGSGGPRNPWNQPPDGGKPRGPRGPTALDELLKRGRAGFGGGRMPTINTGPIWKYVAVALVALWLAFSSVHRINPQERGVVTVFGKYSRTLEPGVSLTFPAPIERVQTIDVQNIRLINIPDGAGEKLVLTRDENIIDLDYSIRWSIKSPELYLFQLADPDATIKAVAESAMRAAIANISLNDAIGSGRTGIEAEVTQRMQTLLDKYRSGVKIQGVAVKNAGPPEAVNDAFKEVSAAQQAAQTSVNQANAQAQQVIARAQGEAAAFDRVYAQYKLAPEVTRRRMYYETMEDVLSKVDKTIVETPGVTPYLPLAGAKKVPAPVVQAGPAQ, from the coding sequence ATGACAACGATGCGTGGATGGCCGGCGGCAGTTGCCGTATGGCTTAATGAGGGTGGCCCCTGGGGCGGACGCGGTTCTGGCGACGGGAGCGGCTCGGGTGATGGCTCCGGCGGCGGTTCGGGCAGCGGTGGCCCACGCAATCCATGGAATCAACCGCCTGATGGCGGAAAACCTCGCGGTCCACGCGGTCCGACGGCGCTCGATGAATTGCTGAAACGCGGTCGCGCCGGATTCGGCGGCGGCAGGATGCCGACCATCAATACCGGACCGATCTGGAAATATGTCGCAGTCGCGCTGGTCGCACTGTGGCTGGCATTCAGCAGCGTCCATCGCATCAACCCGCAGGAACGCGGCGTCGTGACGGTATTCGGAAAATATTCGCGGACGCTGGAGCCGGGCGTCAGCCTGACCTTTCCAGCACCGATCGAACGCGTCCAGACGATCGATGTCCAGAATATCCGCCTGATCAACATTCCAGACGGGGCGGGCGAGAAACTCGTCCTGACCCGCGATGAAAACATCATCGATCTCGATTATTCGATTCGCTGGTCCATCAAAAGTCCCGAGCTTTACCTGTTCCAGCTTGCCGACCCCGACGCAACGATCAAGGCCGTTGCCGAAAGCGCAATGCGGGCCGCCATCGCCAACATCTCGCTGAACGATGCGATCGGTTCGGGCCGCACAGGCATCGAAGCCGAAGTGACACAGCGGATGCAGACCCTGCTCGACAAATATCGGTCGGGCGTGAAAATTCAGGGTGTGGCGGTCAAGAACGCTGGCCCTCCTGAAGCCGTGAACGATGCCTTTAAGGAAGTGTCGGCCGCACAGCAGGCGGCGCAGACCTCGGTCAATCAGGCGAACGCTCAGGCACAGCAGGTCATTGCCCGTGCGCAGGGTGAAGCTGCCGCGTTCGACCGTGTCTATGCCCAGTATAAGCTGGCGCCCGAAGTAACGCGGCGTCGTATGTATTACGAAACGATGGAGGATGTCCTGTCGAAGGTGGACAAGACGATTGTCGAAACGCCCGGCGTAACTCCCTATTTGCCGCTTGCCGGAGCGAAAAAAGTTCCGGCACCCGTCGTACAGGCGGGGCCAGCGCAATGA